The region CATTCCTCTCCCTTCAGCAGTAACACTTGTTCGGTGACCCCTCTCAGAGGCTACAGCTCTGCTGGGTTCTAAAAACAAATGCCTTCTGCTGTCCCTTCAGTCTAGAGGTGGTAACAGCTTCCGGCTTTTTCTAGTTCCAGGGCGCTCTGCCTTCTATTGCTATTAGCTGCCTACAGCTCCGTAAATAGCGTGGTCATTACACTCTCTCCACCTATCTCTTTGATTTGGCCAACTGTTTCCTTCCAGGACCCTACCAGATTTTGGGCACTCGGACAAAATATCAACAAGAATTTATTCATATTACAACATTGACCCATCATACTAATGCCAAATTTGTCTTACTGTAATATAGTGAGTTAAGAAGTGCTCTGGTGACACTGCTAGAAGGAAGGCAGGGCAGAAAGAGTCTGGTAATTAATGTGTGAGATTCAGAGACCCTATGAGCAGCGGCTGCCCTgctgccttctctctttccctctgtctctctctgtttcttcaaaagaagaaagaaaaacatggagcAGTGCCTCCAAATTTCAGCCAAACTATTCATCAAGCCAAAGAATAATACACTTTGAAACATGCAACATGTACTTCAAACATATGTTGATAAGAAACTACTAAAATATTAATTCCACCAAAATGAGAGAGGGTATAAAACAGAGAAAGtgtgcacacccatgttcattgcagcattattcacaaaagccaggAGGCAGAAGCAAACTGTGCATTGACAGATATATGGGTAAAgattatgtgatatatatacatataattgaatattattcagctttaaaaaggaaggaagtcttGTCAtttgctacagcatggatgaacgcTGAGGactttatgctgagtgaaataagccagtcacaaaaagacacgtactgcatgattctacttacatgaggGGTCTAAAGTAATCAAACTcttagagacagaaaagagaatggtggctgccagggccaGCAGGGAGAGAGAATTGTAGTTTTTGTTcagtgggtataaagtttcagttttgcaagacgaaGAAGTTCTAATGCTCtattgcacaacaatgtgcatATATTTAACACCACTGTACTGTACACTAGAAAATGATTAAGCTGGTAAATTTTCTGTTATATGtttttttactacaataaaattaattaagccTAACTCATTGAGAAACAAAACACATTACTTCCTTGATTAAAATGTATTAGTAAGgcctatatttaaaaaagagagaaaggtgtAGGCTACAGAAAACTGGACATACAACacaggagaaagacagagagatcCTTTCTGCCTCATCTGTCATCCATGGACCAGCAGAATCAGCATTATACTTACTGGATAGAAAACCAAGTTCACAGGTCCCATCCTTGACATCCTTACTCAGTATGCATTTTAGCGGGATGCTCAGGTGACTCCACAgcactttacttatttttaaaaaatgtttattagagtatagttgatttaaaatgttgtgttagtttcaggagtacagcaatgtgattcatttatacatatacgtatatccactctttttttcttttttaggttcttttcccatataggccattacagagtattgagcagagttccctgtgctgtacagtatccACAGCACTTTAAAGCACTGCCCAGATGGTGGTGGAGGGACATCCTGGGAGGGTGGCTCTGCTCCAGATGTAGAAGATTCCAGTCCAGGTGGGAGCACATCAGAAGGTCCCAGGAGGTTATctccaaaaaggaaaaattgatagaATGCCCAAAGTAGCCTCACTTCTTGAAAGAATCATATAAATAGAAGAAACATCAAAGTTCAATTAATGAGAGCTACACAGAAAATAATCagacaaaaacaaaggcaattaTTAACTCAAGGAGAACAAGAGGTTGTGCAGAAAGTGAGAAGTAGTAGAGTTTACATATGAGTGTATTAGTCATGTAAAAGAAAAAGCTGAATGAACTAAACATGATCACTATATAAATAAACTGGGAAAATGAAGGAATGGGAAGCgtgaaagaaaacaatgactATTAACTATTGCATCAGCCACTGTGTGATGCGACAGACAGTGGCTGCAACAGAAAAATCAAGCAACAGTTCTAACAAGGCATTTTGTTTAGAGACTTGGAAGTAAAAGCCAAAAGAATCAGCTAAAAAATACGGAAAGTGGTCACCTCTGGGaaggcagaaattgagaagaATCAGAGAGGACTACAATAATAGTCTATTTCATGAGAAAGCTAGCACAGATATTTGACCTCTTAATTTACAGATTAAATTAACcacactgggaattccctggcagtccagcggttaggactcagcactttcagtgctgtgggcccgggttcaatccctggtcggggaactaagagcccgcaagctgtgtggcacggcaaacaaacaaacaaacaaaccacaaaaatgaACAAGTATGAAAGTTTATGCTTAATGACAACTGAGTACAACAAATGACACTTGAGAGCTGACTAAAATGCAAGAATACTCGAATGGAAACATGCAGCCATAAGTGTGTGAATGACATCAACCCggaataaaaacatgaaagaatacaTCTGTATACACCTATCTGGATAAATAGATGCATGAATGAATTCTCTTTCCCTGTTACCTTACTGGGCACCCTGTGAACCAGGCACGGAGGGAACAGTACCTGACTAGAGTCCCTCATTACCTTCTTGCTTCCAGGCAGGTCCTGCTGCAGAAAGCGCTCCTGTCAGCTGCCTCAAGTCTGTGGGAGGTGCCCCCTAGTACACTCTGCCAGCAGTGCTTTACCCGGGTGGGGCTAAGGTTGTCCTGACCAAGAAGAGCACCACTCACCTGTGTGCCCCAAGACCAGAAGTCAGGAAGGACTGAGGATCAGACGGAGAAATCTCACCTCCCCATCTGCCCTGCAGAAATCAGTCTGAACTGATGGAGGGAGATGCTGATGCTTGATTGATTCCCCTACCTTCTGGGTTCCTTTACTCTCTCACCTCAGCCCAAGGGTTCCCAGCAGTCACATCACCCTAGAAGCAGACTGACCCCTATTCCTCATAATCAGGAGACCCCAAAGCCctgtccctgtctccctcccctgATATCACCCTTCAGCTCTGCTTCATCACATGAAGGTTACAACTGTTCAGGGGAGAGTCCCCCACCCAGGGTCAGCCCCTGAACACTGGCCCCACGTGCATTTTCTCCCAGCCCTTTGTGCTTTGCTGTGAAGCTGTCAGTCACTgggagctggaggggagggagaggtggagaATTTTTAGTGCCGCTTCAAGGCAGAGAGATAGacctctccttctccccagaaTCTTACTCACTGTCTCTTCCCAGACAcgtgaaataaaacacagaccagaCACGTACATTTAAAGAgcaattaaaacttttaatatgAAATTATACAGATATTGCTGACATGAAGTAATGCATATACAGGTGTGACAGGGTGTGAAGGGAACCTCAAGTTTCCAAAAATCTGCTATTAGTCATTttgggagaagccacagtgaggaaACTTACTGATAAAGCTTGTTTGTAATAACAGAATTATTATCCATGTATTCTATtataacataaaaaaacaaaaatagagttagTGACTAGTGTAGTGCAGCTGCAGCCACCTCACATATATGAACGCTTTTAATCGTCCCCACCACAACTGGAAATAAacactatttttctcatttcatagatgaagaaactgaagcatcaAGAGGGAAAGTGTTCAGCGACATAGAGAACAGTCTAGTGGCTGCCAAGGGAGAGCAGGGTGGGAGAGggtaggagtgggagtttgggatgaacagatgcaaactggtatatataggatggataaacaacaaggtcccattgtatagcacagggaactatattcaatatcctgtgataaatcataatggaaaagaatatgaaaaagaatgtatacatatgtataactgagttactctgctgtacagcagtaattaacacaacattgtgttcaataattcaactatacttcaataaaaaataaattaaaaaagagggaaagtgctgtattgtaaatcaactacaccttaaaaaaataacaaataaaataaaacataaaaataataagaaaaataacagaacacACACAAAAGGGAAAGTGCTAGTAAGACCAGAAAAGGGAGCTGAATTCAGGGCTCTGGCGGCAGATTCTAAGCTCCCCCAGTGGAACTGATGGACGCAGGGTCTGACAACGAGGACTGAAATCCCAGTTGTGTGAGGTCATTATGGTCACTTGGCTCCATCTGGCATTGATCCAGGTCTTGTAGGCTAACGGctctggggaaaaggaaaaaccaataaataaatgaccAATTGGCTGCAGAATATTGCTCTTTATTCCCTCAGAGATTCTCCTTCAGTTGCTCCAAAGTCAGGTTCTGCCTTTCTCTGAGGGAAGAAAACACCCCGCCTATTTTGCCCCCTTTTTGACCAGCCCTTGCTGGACTCCTCCCCTGACTCCCCAACATCATCACCTGTCCCTGCTTCCACCACCCTCCACGACAGGGACAAAGATCGGCAGGACGAAAGGACAAGATCCAGGAGTGGAAACCCAAAGCCCTCCCGCCTTAAGCCCGGACCCATCCCCCACACAGTGCGAGGCTCCGTCACAGACGGGTCCCGACTCCGCGTTCCTCCAGGCCTGGGAGTGGACGCACACAcaactccttcctctcctccgtTCTCGGGCCTCCTGACCTGCACAAGAACCTGTTCCACTGCCCGGCTCCACCTCAGGCCCTGACCTCCACCTGCAGCGCAGCCTcctgcccgcccccagccctgagCCAGCAGCTCCTAACTGGAAGGCCCATCAGGAAGCCCAGATGACAGCAGCCCCGTCTAGAAAAACTGGGCTGCCACAGGCCCTGCCCCTGACCTGACCCTGGAGCGCCCCTGGCTTGCAGAGGCCTGGCCTTGCCTCGAATCTCACTCCCCGCCCAGGCTCTCAGGGtgcacttgggcttccctgctcCTTCCTGGTCCACCGGCTcctggaatcccagctccaccccaaGTGCTGCTGCTAGGCTGAGGCTGCACAGTCCCTCCTGCCCTGTTCCAGGCAGGGATTCAACCAGGACCGCCCTCCCTTCCTGTAGGGATCTGCTGCTCAATGTGGATGGGGGGGACCCCACCAGCCCGAGGCTGTACCTGGCCCCCTCTGCACCCTGGGACTGCCACTgccaccctccacctcccacaGCCAGCGCCCCGTTTGAATTCCTCTTTCATTTAATATGCACCGCAAGGTCAGTATTGGAGGAAATCCTATTGAGCTTTGCCACCTGAAATCATAAACATTTGTATGGgacatcaaaaatttaaaaagtaattttgagaAATTAGCACATGATCTTCACACTGTTTTCCCAGCAAATGCCCCAGTGACATACAAGACAACTGTTTCTGCCCCAAGGGAACCAGAGCACAtgttccctgggggtggggggggtggggaggggcgggggtgccCCAGGTGAGAACAGGAGCAGCTTCAGAGCTGCCCGgccccctgctctgggccctgcGTGGACAGAGCCTCTTGCTGTGGGGCAGGGTAACCAACCATCCCTGTATGCCCAAGGCCAAATGATAAGGGAATTGGGCTCGTGGATGAGAAACTACGTCCCCAAGCGCGCCGGTGACACAGAGAGGTGGCATCAACAGAAGGAGCTGAGTCTCCGCACACGCCACCCTTTCACTGTTCCACGCTCTGCCTTTGCTCTTGGCCAAACACAAAGCTCTGCtgctcttttcctctcccctcaaGCAACCTGATTATGGGGAAATCAATGTGACCATCCCCTTCTCCAAACCTACAGGGCAGTGACCACCATGAGCAAGGGAACTGGCTCAGGGAGGGCAAGGTGAGGCCACAGAACGCAGACCCAGTGCCCTCCTCTAAAGAGCCCTTGGACTGTGTCCTGAGGGACTGGACAGGAAAGAACCCGGAGGTAAGATAAAATCAGTGACCCCAGTTGTCCAAGGATTGGCTGGTCTCCTCTCCCCAAATGGTCAAGGGGTATCTGCTCACTACTCCTCTATATTATGGGCAAGGAAATTCCAGCAAGTATGGAGGCATATGATGGGAACTTGAGAAGGATGCAGGCTGGGAGTGACCCAGAGGAAACAAAACTCAGAAGACAGTTCATGGAGGAGGATTTGGAGGGGTTGCAAAACATCTCTAAGTGGGGCCTCACAAGGGAGCATCACAGGCAGGGCTCTGGCACCATCCACTGACCCCTAGTTTGAGCCTTATTATTCTTCTACTTGGATTCTTAATACTGGCTGAAAAATTGGGGGACAGAAATACAGACAGGAAATCAcctttcctctgaattcttcCTCAGTTTTTAACCCTTCCTCACCAGGTCACAAACACTTTACTTCAAGTTCCCTCTGATTCCAGGATCACCTAGACGCTCCCAACCAGCACATGATCCAACACATGCTCCCCAGACAAGCCCTGGCGAGCCTGAGAgtagagaaaaagagatgagaaCAAAAGGAGCTGCAACCCCCACTGCTGCCCAGTCTCACCCAGAGCAAGGAGAGGCCCCGCTGGACACTAAgggccccagcctggccctgtCCTTGGGCAGGACCAAGGGGTTAGAGCAGACGTGGCTCCCATTCCCCTCACAAATAACCCAATGTCCAGCTCTTGGAACAGAGGCTTGTCATCCTCTCATATCTGTGCAGAGGGACACGAGGGGGACCCTACATCCCAGGCAGAGCCCCTCCCATCCACACTCCCTCCCCAGATTTCTCACCTGGGCTCCCCACAGCTGAtgctgtcttcttcttcttcaagtAGCAAAGGACACAAAAGCCTGATgataaaaacaagagcaaaggcAGCAACACCCAGGATGGTCCGCCACTGACTCTGATGCACCAGGGTCTCTCCTGAGAAAGAgccttattatatatttttcggGCACCCAAGAGCCACAGGCCTGCTCTCCTCTCTCTGACCTTGACCTCTGACCCAGGGTCACAACCCCCTCCAGGATCACCCCAGGCTCACCAGAGGGCGCAGTGTGTGCACCGTGATTCCCGCTGTGTTCCACGTGGCACTCGACACGCTGCTGTTCCTCTCCTTGGGGAACCCTTATGGTCACCCAGGTCCGGTAGGTCCCGTTCCCATCAGGCAGGACACCCCCAGACCGCTGGGCCTCCTGGCTCATGTGTTCCTCATCCCAAAACCAGGCCACTGAGATATTCCGGGAAAAGAAGCCAAAAGCCCAGCATGTGAGGTTGACTGTGCCCTCCAAGTCCTGGCTGCGGGTCACGTTCACggctgggggccctgggggaGAAAGCACAGAGCCAGTGAGGCCCAGAGCCAAGCCCTGCTCCCTCTAAGGGAGACGGAGAGAACACTCTCCACCTCTGGCTGAGCCCTtgtccaccccagacctgctccaAGTCTGTTCTGCACCCTGGGGCGCAGTTCCTTCAGCcgggcaggaggaggggctgggatggGGCCTCACTGTCTTGGATCCACGTGTCGATGCTGAGGAGGGGGCCGTGCGGGGTGGGCTCTTGGGGACCAGGAAGGAACTTTCTGCGACAGGCAGGCTGGGAGCCAGGGGGCCCACCCCAGTCTAGGGGCTTCCTCTCCTGCCTGACACCCACCTTCCCTGGTACAGTTTCTGTCGGAGGGCCCACTGCTCCCCTGGATAATTGTCACTGGTGCGGTTCATTCCTCTCCCCACCTGCCCATCTTTCTATAGGGATTTAACAGAGCAGGAAATTGCAGGACACCACGCCAACAGAGCATATATGCACCCAGAGGACAGGGAGGGTCTCCGTGTGCCGAGTCAGGGTGGGGAGGCTCTAGGGgtctgggggagaggaagggccctggtccaggagcagTACCTGTTGTCTCCCTGAAGCCTGTCCAGGATTCCAAATAACCTCGCAGTCTTCCACAAAGCTCTCCCTGCACGTGGGCCCAGTAATACTTGCTGTAAAAGCCATCCATGTCCCTGGACTTCTCCATTTCCATGGCCAAGGTTGGACCCAACGACTGGGGCA is a window of Physeter macrocephalus isolate SW-GA chromosome 18, ASM283717v5, whole genome shotgun sequence DNA encoding:
- the LOC102985514 gene encoding LOW QUALITY PROTEIN: MHC class I polypeptide-related sequence B-like (The sequence of the model RefSeq protein was modified relative to this genomic sequence to represent the inferred CDS: inserted 1 base in 1 codon; substituted 1 base at 1 genomic stop codon); translated protein: MLLALWAQTHRFTSTRGSHSLHYNLTVLSRDGSVQCSFFAGDLDGQAFLRYDRETGRVEPRGLWAEELGAETWDTESKDLTETXKDLRELLAEILALQEEKGGVNSLREIVGCEIXEDNHAWGFRLLYQDGELFLSCHLETHRSTVPQSLGPTLAMEMEKSRDMDGFYSKYYWAHVQGELCGRLRGYLESWTGFRETTGPPAVNVTRSQDLEGTVNLTCWAFGFFSRNISVAWFWDEEHMSQEAQRSGGVLPDGNGTYRTWVTIRVPQGEEQQRVECHVEHSGNHGAHTAPSGFCVLCYLKKKKTASAVGSPEPLAYKTWINARWSQVTIMTSHNWDFSPRCQTLRPSVPLGELRICRQSPEFSSLFWSY